Within the Candidatus Reidiella endopervernicosa genome, the region GGTTACCTGCACATCACCGGGGAGCGCACCGGGGTTTTTCTGCTGAAACTCCTGGGTGATCATGCTGATTGAGTAGGGTTCCTGCCCCGAAGAGCAAGCTGCAGACCACACCTTAATCGGCATGTTGCGCTTGGTTTTCGCCAGCTCGGGCAGTAGCGTCTCCATCAACATATCGTAGGGGTAGTTGTCGCGGAACCCGGGGAGTCGCTATTTTTGCGAAAGTTTGTTTTGGGCATCCAAGCCCAAGCAAACAGCAAAAACTTCACGCGACCGTTTATGCCTGCGGCGCCCCGACCGTCCTGCGTACGTTGCGCAATCACCTCTTCGCGGCTCTACACAACTCCTTCACTGACTCTACGCCGACATAAAGCCGTTGCTGCATCTTCTCCGTCGTTCGCTCGCGCTCTCAACTACGAATAGGCAGACGGCGTCGACTATCGGGGACTAACCGCCCTCACTTCGCCTCCATGGCGGTCAGCGCAGGAGGTCTCGTTGGTTGTCATCGCTTCGATAATCCGCTCGCGCAGACCTCTTACAATGCCGCTATTAAGTTTGGTCAATAGGTCGCCGAGTGAACCGAGACTGTACTCAGTAAAGACCTTAGTCAGGCGACTCGAAACGAGATATTGCTTGTTGTCACCCAGTACGATGCCACAGGTATCCTCCAGATACTTCTGGAAACCCTGATACTCTTGCTGGGTACAAAACGCCTTGGACACTATCGCTACCTTAACTCTCTCAACTACAGACCTTTCCCTATCTGGATGATAATAAATCGTCCCTGAAAGTCTGTTCTAGACCGGACGCCAGATTACCTGCAATTGACCACGTAAGCCACTAAAAAAGCTGCAATGTTTATCTTTGGAAGAGGATTATAAAGAAACAAGCCGTTGGAGTTCACCACTACCAACGGCTCGATATGAGACAAATTGTTAAGCGTTGTCGACCGCTTTAATCCGATCCAGTACGGCCCCAGCCAGCTCATCGGGCTTAAACTTGGCGATGAACTTGTTGGCTCCTACCTTTTCAACCATGGCATTGTTAAAGACGCCACTGAGAGATGAGTGGAGCAGAACATAGAGGCCGGTCAGGCGCGGATCGTTACGGATTGAGGTGGTCAGAGTGTAACCGTCCATCTCTGGCATCTCGATATCGGAGAGCACCATTGCAAGGCGCTTCAGCTTTGGATCCTCATCCTCCGCCCATTTCAGCAGGATATCGAGCGCCTGTTTGCCATCATTGGCAAGCGTTGTCTCCACACCGATCTGGTCGAGGGTACGTTTAACCTGGTTACGTGCCACGCTGGAATCATCGGCAATCAGCACGTGATGTGGCATATCTCCCACCTCATCAACATCGGAGAGAACCTCCTGAGAAATCTCCTCACTGACGGACATTACCTCTGCCAGAACCTTCTCCACGTCGATAATCTCAACCAGCTCATCATCAACACGGGTCACAGCAGTAAGGTAGGTGCCACGACTCATGCCCTTCGGCGGCGGCAGAATATCTTCCCAATTGGTGTTAATAATGCGGTCAACCGAGCTAACCAGAAAACCAATGGTGGTGCGGTTGAACTCGGTGATGATGACAAAGGCCTCTTTGAGATCATCGATCGGTTTCATCTTGATCGCCATACCAAGATCGACCAGGGGAATGGTATTACCACGTAGATTGGCTACGCCGCGTATCACTGGATGGGAGTGAGGCACGCTGGTGAGCGCAGGACACTGAATAACCTCCTGCACCTTAAAAACATTAATGCCAAAACGTTGTCGCGCACCGAGGCGAAACATCAACAGTTCTAATCGGTTGTGTCCAGCTAGCTGTGTACGCTGGTCTACACCATCCATTATGCCCGCCATGGGACCTCCTCAAGCTTCTTGTTGGCTATCTGCCTGAAACTATCGTCCAATTCAGCAGATTCTTGAACCGATATTTTTGGCACGCCTGTTGCAACGTAGTTATTCAGATGAAAAAAACCGTGCTGAAAAGCTAATGTTGTATGCGACTGGTAGAAGCGATTATGTACAGAAGAGTACAATTTAATCAATCTAAACAAAAAGATAATCATTCCAAACTGGGATGCCGTTTCTTTGACGCAGTGACAATGCCCAAGAGTCAAAAAAATGGGCATAACGCTTATCTACGCCTCTTCACCCTGCTGCTCGCCGCCCTGCCGATCTCTAATAAGATCCACGCGGCCGAACCGGTCAAATATCAGGGGCATGAGTCGATATATAGCAGTGTGCAGCAGTATATAAAGGAAAAGACATCGCACTACTCCATTCCAGCTGAAATTGAGGTGGGAAAACTCGATCGACGTCTTCGGTTGATTGCTTGCGATCAACCTCTGGCCACCTTTCTACGACCGGGTGCAAAGATGAGTGGAACAACTTCCATTGGTGTGAAATGTAACAGCGAAACACCCTGGACGGCTTACCTCACGGCCAACATTCACCTCTATGATAAGATCGCGGTCGCTTCACAACCGCTACCCCGTGGCAGATTGATCTCTGCAACTGATTTTGAACTGGTTGATCGTGAGATCTCTACGCTTTCACGCGGCTTTTTCACCGAGGCCAAGGCGCT harbors:
- the flgA gene encoding flagellar basal body P-ring formation chaperone FlgA, which translates into the protein MPKSQKNGHNAYLRLFTLLLAALPISNKIHAAEPVKYQGHESIYSSVQQYIKEKTSHYSIPAEIEVGKLDRRLRLIACDQPLATFLRPGAKMSGTTSIGVKCNSETPWTAYLTANIHLYDKIAVASQPLPRGRLISATDFELVDREISTLSRGFFTEAKALYGMELKQTLKADTVITPAMVKQPLAIKRREGVTILASSGGLVIRARGEAMGDGAIGERIKVKNSSSKRVIEATIIRAGVVEVRL
- a CDS encoding chemotaxis protein CheV; amino-acid sequence: MAGIMDGVDQRTQLAGHNRLELLMFRLGARQRFGINVFKVQEVIQCPALTSVPHSHPVIRGVANLRGNTIPLVDLGMAIKMKPIDDLKEAFVIITEFNRTTIGFLVSSVDRIINTNWEDILPPPKGMSRGTYLTAVTRVDDELVEIIDVEKVLAEVMSVSEEISQEVLSDVDEVGDMPHHVLIADDSSVARNQVKRTLDQIGVETTLANDGKQALDILLKWAEDEDPKLKRLAMVLSDIEMPEMDGYTLTTSIRNDPRLTGLYVLLHSSLSGVFNNAMVEKVGANKFIAKFKPDELAGAVLDRIKAVDNA
- a CDS encoding CheR family methyltransferase — protein: METLLPELAKTKRNMPIKVWSAACSSGQEPYSISMITQEFQQKNPGALPGDVQVTGTDISPAILSEAKEGVYDNLAVIRGLSPERTQRFFTQKEHKWQINR